Proteins encoded by one window of Labrus bergylta chromosome 2, fLabBer1.1, whole genome shotgun sequence:
- the si:ch211-170d8.2 gene encoding uncharacterized protein si:ch211-170d8.2, with product MASLCCMWIALFLLSVMTSDSGVFGRAVYARGFLSRSPKSADESAGQTLRVDASRRWRRGVAASHREQCAELAAPWLENTKQTLEDNPTVLQLRVRPFSPGVSRGLVFPGKHLFSFVRRVYRCCQEGLNCRSVKGIQGRLRGDTDVEFLLTRDILSLTVMRAELHLQVSNPQHLDIHPVLSSLAKRDLPTRYSLWSRADTVELRLDLLWLFQSLQEAAGGARGGPSLVNMRQVVFSSREDRAGEKPSLGALQDTDGDMWGGGDANTLPPLELGLVLGCSQAGSEVSCRTGGVHLSHTPFITLYYT from the exons ATGGCCTCTCTGTGCTGCATGTGGATTGCTTTATTTCTTCTATCAGTAATGACAAGTGACAGTGGAGTATTTGGTCGAGCGGTGTACGCGCGGGGATTTCTGTCACGGTCGCCGAAATCCGCAGATGAATCCGCCGGGCAAACTTTACGCGTGGACGCGTCGAGGCGGTGGAGACGCGGGGTCGCTGCGTCGCACCGGGAGCAGTGCGCGGAGCTGGCGGCGCCTTGgctggaaaacacaaaacaaactctgGAGGATAATCCAACAGTGCTGCAGCTCCGTGTTCGGCCCTTTTCTCCAGGCGTCTCTCGGGGCCTGGTGTTTCCAGGAAAGCATCTTTTCAGCTTCGTCAGACGGGTTTACCGCTGCTGTCAGGAGGGACTCAACTGCAGGAGCGTAAAGGGAATACAAGGTCGCTTGAGAGGAG ataCAGATGTGGAGTTTCTCCTCACTAGGGACATTTTATCATTGACAGTTATGAGAGCTGAGCTCCACCTCCAAGTCTCCAACCCGCAACATCTGGACATCCATCCTGTGCTGTCATCCTTAGCAAAGCGTGACCTTCCAACAAG GTACAGTTTGTGGTCTCGGGCTGACACGGTGGAGCTGAGGTTGGACCTGCTTTGGCTTTTCCAGAGTCTGCAGGAGGCCGCTGGTGGTGCCAGAGGGGGTCCCAGTTTGGTGAACATGCGGCAGGTGGTGTTTTCTTCCAGAGAGGATCGAGCAGGAGAAAAGCCCTCTTTGGGGGCTCTGCAGGACACTGATGGCGATatgtgggggggaggggatgcTAACACGCTGCCTCCTCTTGAGCTGGGCTTGGTCCTGGGATGCAGTCAGGCTGGATCGGAGGTGTCTTGCAGAACTGGTGGTGttcacctctcacacacacctttcaTTACTCTGTACTACACGTGA